Proteins found in one Triticum aestivum cultivar Chinese Spring chromosome 4D, IWGSC CS RefSeq v2.1, whole genome shotgun sequence genomic segment:
- the LOC123100295 gene encoding amino acid transporter AVT1I, producing MEDHKTSRLAATASPLGEPLLTATGKRVVDGDAEAQLPPYRSAGASFSRTCLNLTNAVSGIGVLTMPYAVSRGGWLSLALFALVGAVCYYTGTLIARCMRADGSVATYPDVGQLAFGAAGRRTVAVFMYVELYLVAISFLVLEGDNLDKLFPGASVELPAGYQLRGKQLFIVLAGAVVLPTTWLKNLGVLAYVSALGLVASAALTASLVWAGVSESGFRGSGNVLNLAGLPTSLGLYFVCFTGHAVFPTIYSSMKNSKQFSQVLLFSSVLCSLNYGLTAVLGYLIYGDDVQSQVTLNLPSGRVYTKIAIVMTLVNPLTKYALLVAPITSAIEERFSLAGSGPARVAVSTAVLVSTVAVASMVPFFGFLMSFIGSLLSVMATVFFPCLCYLKIYKAKGLRRVEVAAIVAILLLGAFVAVTGTYSSLLDIIGTF from the coding sequence ATGGAAGACCACAAGACGAGCCGCCTCGCCGCGACGGCGAGCCCCCTCGGCGAGCCTCTTCTCACGGCTACGGGGAAACGAGTTGTTGACGGCGACGCCGAGGCGCAGCTCCCTCCGTATCGCAGCGCCGGCGCCTCCTTCTCCAGGACgtgcctcaacctcaccaacgccGTCTCGGGCATCGGGGTGCTCACCATGCCCTACGCGGTGTCGCGGGGAGGGTGGCTCAGCCTggcgctcttcgccctcgtcggCGCCGTCTGCTACTACACCGGCACGCTCATAGCGCGCTGCATGCGCGCCGACGGCTCCGTCGCCACCTACCCGGACGTCGGCCAGCTGGCCTTCGGCGCCGCCGGCCGGAGAACCGTCGCCGTGTTCATGTACGTGGAGCTCTACCTCGTCGCCATCAGCTTCCTGGTCCTCGAGGGCGACAACCTCGACAAGCTCTTCCCCGGCGCCAGCGTGGAGCTGCCTGCCGGCTACCAACTGCGCGGGAAGCAGCTCTTCATCGTCCTGGCCGGCGCCGTCGTGCTGCCCACCACCTGGCTCAAGAACCTCGGCGTGCTCGCCTACGTGTCGGCGCTCGGGCTCGTCGCGTCTGCGGCCTTGACGGCGTCGCTTGTGTGGGCCGGCGTCTCTGAGTCCGGGTTCCGCGGGAGCGGCAACGTCCTCAACCTCGCCGGTCTGCCCACCTCCCTCGGCCTCTACTTCGTCTGCTTCACCGGCCATGCCGTCTTTCCCACGATATACTCGTCCATGAAGAACAGCAAGCAATTCTCCCAAGTGCTGCTCTTCTCCTCGGTGCTCTGCAGCCTCAACTACGGACTCACGGCGGTGCTGGGCTACCTCATCTACGGAGACGACGTGCAGTCGCAGGTGACGCTCAACTTGCCATCAGGGAGGGTCTACACCAAGATCGCCATCGTGATGACTCTCGTCAACCCGCTGACCAAGTACGCGCTGCTCGTTGCGCCCATCACGTCGGCGATCGAGGAGAGGTTCTCGCTCGCGGGGAGTGGGCCGGCGAGGGTGGCCGTCAGCACCGCCGTTCTTGTCAGCACGGTCGCGGTGGCGTCCATGGTGCCCTTCTTCGGGTTCCTCATGTCCTTCATCGGTTCCTTGCTCAGCGTCATGGCCACAGTCTTCTTCCCCTGCCTCTGCTACCTCAAGATCTACAAAGCCAAAGGCCTACGCCGTGTCGAGGTCGCTGCCATCGTCGCCATCCTGCTGCTCGGGGCGTTTGTTGCCGTCACTGGCACCTACTCTTCTTTGTTGGACATCATAGGCACTTTCTAA
- the LOC123097059 gene encoding protein MAIN-LIKE 2-like yields the protein MGAVMSTANVCYLFEICRMVWLLDDHWDHQHRVYFMSVQQREFQPLKIRSHGVNLGGMRYDERYTPYVRETGLLPFIQLVSRSTPPLNAAAITALVDRWRPEAHSFHLRTGEMTVTLQDIAMITGLPIEGNPLCMSTNSDGWREQMHALIDMVPPEPREPEAEDKKKERVAVGAPFTWIAWNFGSCPEDANEDEVKTYARFYMWYVISRTMFADGSSKNAPWMWLKALTVFDSEWSWGSATLAYLYRQVDRPQRTEVEWEPYGKGDSFGNPGEFVLNPVCLRDRLDRRRQRKIKDWDRHHRKYIIQFALSVEQAKAGKRSQIREHSPIALNNYLTWFLASTRVEICKPAYDEEILEDPTVFDELTQH from the exons CAAACGTATGTTACTTGTTTGAAATttgtaggatggtttggcttctcgatgatcactgggacCATCAACACCGGGTGTACTTTATGTCGGTCCAGCAGCGG GAGTTTCAACCTCTGAAGATTCGGTCTCACGGGGTCAACCTTGGggggatgcgctatgatgagcggtacacaccgtatgtaagggagaCAGGACTCCTTcctttcattcagttggtcagccgATCGACACCACCCCTCAATGCCGCAGCAATCACCGCGCTTGTTGATCGTTGGAGGCCGGAGGcacacagtttccatcttcggaccggggagatgaccgtgacgctccaggatattgctatgatcaccggtcttcctatagAGGGGAATCCTCTTTGTATGAGCACcaattctgatgggtggcgcgagcagatgcatgcccttatcgatatggttcctccggagcctcgggaaccagaagcagaagacaagaagaaggaaagagttgCAGTCGGTGCTCCTTTCACCTGGATTGCATGGAACTTTGGTTCTTGCCCTGAGGATGCTAATGAGGATGAGGTCAAGACATATGCTCGTTTCTACATGTGGTACGTTatatccaggactatgtttgcCGATGGCTCaagcaagaatgctccatggatgtggctgaaggcgttgactgTCTTCGATAGcgaatggagttggggttcggcgacactggcttacttATATAGACAGGTAGACA GACCTCAAAGGacggag gtggaatgggagccgtatggaaaaggGGATAGTTTTGGTAACCCTGGAGAGTTCGTGCTGAATCCGGTGTGCCTTAGGGATAG gttggataggagaAGGCAACGAAAGATCAAGGACTGGGACAGGCATCACAGGAAGTATATCATACAGTTCgcgcttagtgtggagcaagctaaGGCTGGAAAACGATCCCAGATTCGTGAGCACTCCCCGATCGCGctcaacaactatctcacatggtttcttgcaagtacccgcgtGGAGATATGCAAGCCGGCGTATGATGAGGAGATTTTGGAAGATCCCACCGTCTTCGATGAGCTAACCCAACACTAG
- the LOC123097058 gene encoding amino acid transporter AVT1I-like, with protein sequence MVCLNFGVITLIPKIVVENPDGEEPRASPPHRQHICRSGGCRGTWPAGFELSLALFALVGAVCYYTGTLIALCMRADGSVATYPDVGQLAFGAAGRRTVAVFMYVELYLVAISFLVLEGDNLDKLFPGAGVELLVASAALTASLVWAGVSESGFGGSGNVLNLAGLPTSLGLYFVCFTGHAVFPTIYSSMKNRERFSQVLHFSSVLCSLNYGLTAVLDYLIYGDNVQSQVTLDLPSGRLYTKIAIVMTLVNPLTKYALLVAPITSAIEETFSLVGSGSARVAVSTALLVSTVAVASMVPFFGFLMSFIGSFLSVIATVFFPCLCYLKIYRAKGLRRVEVAAIVAILLLGAFVAITGTYTSLLDIIGTF encoded by the coding sequence ATGGTGTGCTTGAACTTTGGTGTCATTACCCTGATCCCCAAAATAGTGGTCGAGAATCCGGATGGTGAAGAGCCCCGCGCCTCTCCCCCACACAGGCAGCACATTTGTCGAAGTGGAGGCTGTCGTGGAACGTGGCCGGCGGGCTTCGAGCTAAGCCTggcgctcttcgccctcgtcggCGCCGTCTGCTACTACACCGGCACGCTCATAGCGCTCTGCATGCGCGCCGACGGCTCCGTCGCCACCTACCCGGACGTCGGCCAGCTGGCCTTCGGCGCCGCCGGCCGGAGAACCGTCGCCGTGTTCATGTACGTGGAGCTCTACCTCGTCGCCATCAGCTTCCTGGTCCTCGAGGGCGACAACCTCGACAAGCTCTTCCCCGGCGCCGGCGTGGAGCTGCTCGTCGCGTCTGCGGCCTTGACGGCGTCGCTTGTGTGGGCCGGCGTCTCTGAGTCCGGGTTCGGCGGGAGCGGCAACGTCCTCAACCTCGCCGGCCTGCCCACCTCCCTCGGCCTCTACTTCGTCTGCTTCACCGGCCACGCCGTCTTTCCCACGATATACTCGTCCATGAAGAACCGCGAGCGCTTCTCCCAAGTGCTGCACTTCTCCTCGGTGCTCTGCAGCCTCAACTACGGGCTCACGGCGGTGCTGGACTACCTCATCTACGGAGACAACGTGCAGTCGCAGGTGACGCTCGACCTGCCATCAGGGAGGCTCTACACCAAGATCGCCATCGTCATGACCCTCGTCAACCCGCTGACCAAGTACGCGCTGCTCGTCGCGCCCATCACGTCGGCGATCGAGGAGACGTTCTCGCTCGTGGGGAGTGGGTCGGCGAGGGTGGCCGTTAGCACCGCCCTTCTCGTGAGCACGGTCGCAGTGGCGTCCATGGTGCCGTTCTTCGGGTTCCTCATGTCCTTCATCGGTTCCTTCCTCAGCGTCATAGCCACAGTCTTCTTCCCCTGCCTCTGCTACCTCAAGATCTACAGAGCCAAAGGCCTACGCCGGGTCGAGGTCGCGGCAATCGTGGCCATCCTGCTGCTAGGGGCGTTCGTTGCCATCACTGGCACCTACACTTCTTTGTTGGACATCATAGGCACTTTCTGA